From a single Sparus aurata chromosome 13, fSpaAur1.1, whole genome shotgun sequence genomic region:
- the ssh2b gene encoding protein phosphatase Slingshot homolog 2b isoform X1, protein MPPGVVTAPRSSSPGCFCACCGVKMRPRFAGSSVISRGEIYQLISESFLTVKGAALFLPRGNGSSPSSASRFSQLRSKHAGDIQQHLQTMFTLLRPEDNIKLAVRLESANAQIIRYMVVVSTNGRQDTEESVVLGMDFSPVDSSCSVGLVLPLWSDTLIHLDGDGGFSVSTDNRVHVFKPVSVQAMWSALQSLHKGCEVARCHNYFPGSLFLTWVSYYQSRVSSDQVRINEWNAMQDVQSHRADSPVLFSDIPTERELTERQIKNSLREIMMQKDLENVTCKEIRTALEMHMTCNLREFKEFIDNEMIIILGQMDSPTEIFDHVFLGSEWNASNLEELQKSGVQYILNVTREIDNFFPGVFEYHNIRVYDEEATDLLAYWNDTYKFISRAKKAGSKCLVHCKMGISRSAATVIAYAMKEYGWDLKKAFDYVKERRTVTKPNPSFMRQLEEYQGILLASKQRHNKLWRSHSDSDLSEHHEPLSKSHAQPHSLGHSDPHNQAGSTTGSSVKELLESMGAPSSTGKPAHSSSQPDTGIQSNQLSSTTAEGVAAEAPSHSAVVQISQLHSPCPESSVSRLSPPLSNGVCHSEEQPPTPPLSQPRAATVVPELQKTDMVTVAQSVVVGQPHPPPSFHHVPLTPAPSPTPTCLDEVIKPQPLSCSLPNMKPMLVSAPGLMATQATSAHPAGPRCLSAPVPVKNPDCDQQMCGLSLDDLAAHSPSTSDFISYPSAIPHDGDMLLGHSADHINFFSAREKFKGMSRDGKSCQLKSCGKEQQPLPLEVSATEGKEEEKRKEMTVPVQVTGLKPAGHTEASPLGQPEPQGPEDQESRRSSQEIDDTDVLSHMEAENGKDEVKDKDEDDAAPAGLYSDWTRGSVRRVTQQLEQRMKQEHETPSPSSSPPSLSGSSSCSLQHPPSGQPNAMSSPQDAPVCLEVSVVSSMQKEHEEDDGKVGSVPVEMEALGNDNKSTKGHKLQPAETRLLSTSSFHRSAHSPFASVNFLCLEGVTELESCTDWDCSTDGPYSDIIMRETWETLCELGAFLQQVSGGGVCKARHVDQVFDLSGRAPQKRGSSVQKRVREVEARIRQAGLTPPSLMKRSASLAKLGCLELLANDLSEWELSRSSSSSVAPSSAEPPIHTASDESKKQRVHNSPSSDGQQPEVHAIGVERLSDTAETSPPPSSPPPNAQGAQLPNSDQDSLHFSGPTLITTRQQYGRTHPLRRLKKRTVSTLYHTM, encoded by the exons ATGCCTCCCGGTGTTGTGACCGCGCCACGGAGCTCGTCACCCGGCTGCTTCTGCGCCTGCTGCGGGGTGAAGATGAGACCGCGTTTCGCCGGGAGCTCCGTGATCTCTCGGGGGGAAATTTATCAGCT cATCAGTGAAAGTTTCCTGACAGTCAAAGGAGCTGCTCTCTTTTTACCTCGAGGAAATGGCTCCTCCCCCTCGTCTGCCTCTCGCTTCTCGCAGCTCCGCAGCAAACATGCAG GAGACATCCAGCAGCATCTACAAACCATGTTCACGCTCCTCAGACCGGAGGACAACATCAAACTG GCGGTTCGGTTGGAGAGCGCCAACGCTCAGATCATCCGCTACATGGTGGTGGTCTCAACCAACGGGCGGCAGGACACGGAGGAGAGCGTGGTGCTGGGAATGGACTTCAGTCCTGTAGATAG CTCGTGTTCTGTTGGGCTGGTTTTGCCTTTATGGAGCGACACGTTGATACATCTGGACGGAGATGG GGGTTTCAGTGTGTCAACGGATAACAGAGTGCATGTATTCAAGCCTGTTTCTGTGCAGGCCATGTG GTCGGCCCTCCAGTCACTCCATAAGGGATGCGAGGTGGCTCGTTGTCACAACTACTTCCCAGGCAGCTTGTTCCTCACCTGGGTCAGCTACTATCAAAGCAGGGTCTCCTCAGACCAGGTACGCATCAACGAGTGGAACGCCATGCAGGACGTGCAGTCACACCGCGCCGATTCGCCCGTGCTCTTCTCTGATAT ACCGACAGAACGAGAGCTGACAGAGCGTCAGATCAAAAACAGTTTGAGGGAGATCATGATGCAGAAAGACCTCGAGAATGTCACCTGCAAAGAG ATCCGAACAGCGCTGGAAATGCACATGACGTGCAACCTCCGAGAGTTCAAGGAGTTCATCGACAATGAGATGATTATCATCCTGGGCCAGATGGACAGTCCTACGGAGATCTTTGATCACGTCTTCTTG GGATCTGAGTGGAATGCATCCAATTTGGAGGAGTTGCAGAAGAGCGG GGTTCAGTACATCCTGAATGTAACGAGGGAGATTGACAACTTCTTCCCCGGTGTGTTTGAGTACCACAACATCCGTGTTTACGACGAGGAGGCCACCGACCTGCTGGCTTATTGGAATGACACCTACAAGTTTATATCGAGAGCCAA GAAAGCAGGATCTAAGTGCCTGGTGCACTGTAAGATGGGAATAAGTCGCTCTGCAGCCACGGTGATCGCGTACGCCATGAAGGAGTACGGCTGGGATTTGAAAAAAGCCTTTGATTACGTCAAGGAGCGTCGAACTGTGACCAAACCGAACCCCTCATTTATGCGACAGCTGGAGGAATATCAAGGCATACTGCTGGCCAG CAAACAGAGGCACAACAAACTGTGGCGATCGCACTCCGACAGCGACCTCTCCGAACACCATGAGCCACTCTCTAAATCTCACGCCCAACCGCACAGCCTGGGTCACTCCGACCCCCATAACCAGGCCGGCAGCACGACCGGCTCCTCCGTGAAAGAGCTGCTGGAGTCGATGGGAGCTCCGAGCAGCACTGGCAAACCAGCACACTCCTCCAGCCAGCCTGATACTGGCATCCAGTCCAATCAGCTCAGCTCTACAACCGCAGAGGGAGTGGCAGCTGAGGCTCCCTCTCACTCTGCTGTAGTCCAGATCAGCCAGTTGCACTCCCCTTGTCCTGAGTCGTCTGTGTCTCGGTTATCTCCCCCGCTCTCCAACGGTGTGTGTCACTCCGAGGAGCAGCCTCCGACGCCTCCTCTCTCCCAGCCGAGAGCTGCCACTGTGGTGCCTGAGCTCCAAAAGACAGACATGGTGACCGTTGCACAGAGCGTTGTAGTTGGCCAGCCTCACCCGCCTCCATCCTTTCACCACGTCCCCCTCACCCCTGCCCCGTCCCCGACTCCCACCTGCTTGGATGAGGTTATCAAACCGCAGCCGTTGTCCTGCTCTCTGCCTAACATGAAACCAATGCTAGTGTCAGCGCCCGGGCTCATGGCTACACAAGCAACGAGCGCACACCCGGCTGGACCCCGGTGTCTGTCTGCACCAGTGCCTGTCAAAAACCCAGACTGTGACCAGCAGATGTGTGGCTTGTCTTTGGACGACTTAGCGGCCCATTCTCCCTCCACTAGTGATTTTATCAGCTACCCCAGTGCCATTCCACACGACGGCGACATGTTGTTGGGCCACAGTGCAGATCACATTAACTTTTTCAGTGCCAGGGAGAAGTTTAAGGGGATGAGTCGAGATGGTAAAAGCTGCCAGCTGAAGAGTTGTGGAAAGGAACAGCAACCGCTGCCTCTGGAGGTCTCCGCCActgaggggaaggaggaggagaaaagaaag GAAATGACTGTCCCTGTGCAGGTCACAGGACTGAAGCCTGCAGGGCACACAGAGGCTTCACCTCTTGGCCAACCGGAGCCTCAGGGTCCTGAAGATCAGGAATCAAGGAGGTCCAGCCAGGAAATAGATGATACAGATGTTTTATCACACATGGAAGCTGAGAATGGCAAAGATGAAGTAAAAGACAAAGACGAGGACGACGCAGCCCCTGCTGGTCTCTACAGCGACTGGACGAGAGGGTCTGTGCGGCGAGTTACACAACAGCTGGAGCAAAGAATGAAGCAGGAGCACGAGACTCCGTCACCCTCGTCGTCTCCACCGTCCCTCTCCGgcagctcctcctgctctctgcagCATCCGCCCAGCGGCCAGCCAAATGCCATGTCCAGCCCCCAGGATGCACCAGTTTGCTTGGAGGTGTCAGTGGTCAGCAGCATGCAGAAAGAGCACGAGGAGGATGACGGGAAGGTAGGATCGGTTCCAGTTGAGATGGAAGCTCTAGGAAATGAtaacaaaagcacaaaaggACACAAACTCCAGCCTGCTGAAACTAGATTGCTCTCTACCTCTTCTTTCCACCGCTCCGCTCACTCTCCCTTCGCCTCCGTCAACTTCCTGTGTCTGGAGGGCGTGACGGAGCTCGAATCATGCACAGACTGGGACTGCTCCACAGATGGACcctacagtgacatcatcatgagGGAGACGTGGGAGACTTTGTGCGAGCTGGGTGCCTTCTTGCAGCAGGTGAGCGGGGGAGGAGTTTGCAAGGCCAGACATGTGGACCAGGTGTTTGACCTCAGCGGCCGAGCCCCTCAGAAGCGAGGCAGCAGTGTCCAGAAGAGGGTCCGAGAGGTGGAGGCCAGAATTCGCCAGGCGGGACTGACCCCTCCGTCCCTGATGAAGCGCTCAGCCTCTCTGGCCAAACTGGGCTGTCTGGAGCTGCTCGCCAACGACCTGAGCGAGTGGGAGCTCagccgctcctcctcctcctccgtagCTCCGTCCTCAGCAGAACCTCCGATCCACACCGCCAGCGACGAGTCCAAGAAGCAGCGGGTCCACAACTCCCCCTCCTCAGATGGCCAGCAGCCAGAAGTCCACGCGATTGGTGTGGAGCGGCTTTCTGACACTGCGGAAACCTCACCACCTCCGTCGTCTCCACCACCTAATGCGCAGGGAGCACAGCTGCCCAACTCCGACCAAGACTCTCTGCATTTCTCTGGGCCAACACTCATAACAACAAGGCAGCAATATGGAAGGACTCATCCCCTGAGGCGGCTCAAGAAAAGAACTGTTAGTACCCTTTACCACACCATGTAA
- the ssh2b gene encoding protein phosphatase Slingshot homolog 2b isoform X2 — protein sequence MPPGVVTAPRSSSPGCFCACCGVKMRPRFAGSSVISRGEIYQLISESFLTVKGAALFLPRGNGSSPSSASRFSQLRSKHAGDIQQHLQTMFTLLRPEDNIKLAVRLESANAQIIRYMVVVSTNGRQDTEESVVLGMDFSPVDSSCSVGLVLPLWSDTLIHLDGDGGFSVSTDNRVHVFKPVSVQAMWSALQSLHKGCEVARCHNYFPGSLFLTWVSYYQSRVSSDQVRINEWNAMQDVQSHRADSPVLFSDIPTERELTERQIKNSLREIMMQKDLENVTCKEIRTALEMHMTCNLREFKEFIDNEMIIILGQMDSPTEIFDHVFLGSEWNASNLEELQKSGVQYILNVTREIDNFFPGVFEYHNIRVYDEEATDLLAYWNDTYKFISRAKKAGSKCLVHCKMGISRSAATVIAYAMKEYGWDLKKAFDYVKERRTVTKPNPSFMRQLEEYQGILLASKQRHNKLWRSHSDSDLSEHHEPLSKSHAQPHSLGHSDPHNQAGSTTGSSVKELLESMGAPSSTGKPAHSSSQPDTGIQSNQLSSTTAEGVAAEAPSHSAVVQISQLHSPCPESSVSRLSPPLSNGVCHSEEQPPTPPLSQPRAATVVPELQKTDMVTVAQSVVVGQPHPPPSFHHVPLTPAPSPTPTCLDEVIKPQPLSCSLPNMKPMLVSAPGLMATQATSAHPAGPRCLSAPVPVKNPDCDQQMCGLSLDDLAAHSPSTSDFISYPSAIPHDGDMLLGHSADHINFFSAREKFKGMSRDGKSCQLKSCGKEQQPLPLEVSATEGKEEEKRKEMTVPVQVTGLKPAGHTEASPLGQPEPQGPEDQESRRSSQEIDDTDVLSHMEAENGKDEVKDKDEDDAAPAGLYSDWTRGSVRRVTQQLEQRMKQEHETPSPSSSPPSLSGSSSCSLQHPPSGQPNAMSSPQDAPVCLEVSVVSSMQKEHEEDDGKVGSVPVEMEALGNDNKSTKGHKLQPAETRLLSTSSFHRSAHSPFASVNFLCLEGVTELESCTDWDCSTDGPYSDIIMRETWETLCELGAFLQQVSGGGVCKARHVDQVFDLSGRAPQKRGSSVQKRVREVEARIRQAGLTPPSLMKRSASLAKLGCLELLANDLSEWELSRSSSSSVAPSSAEPPIHTASDESKKQRVHNSPSSDGQQPEVHAIGVERLSDTAETSPPPSSPPPNAQGAQLPNSDQDSLHFSGPTLITTRQQYGRTHPLRRLKKRTICQELL from the exons ATGCCTCCCGGTGTTGTGACCGCGCCACGGAGCTCGTCACCCGGCTGCTTCTGCGCCTGCTGCGGGGTGAAGATGAGACCGCGTTTCGCCGGGAGCTCCGTGATCTCTCGGGGGGAAATTTATCAGCT cATCAGTGAAAGTTTCCTGACAGTCAAAGGAGCTGCTCTCTTTTTACCTCGAGGAAATGGCTCCTCCCCCTCGTCTGCCTCTCGCTTCTCGCAGCTCCGCAGCAAACATGCAG GAGACATCCAGCAGCATCTACAAACCATGTTCACGCTCCTCAGACCGGAGGACAACATCAAACTG GCGGTTCGGTTGGAGAGCGCCAACGCTCAGATCATCCGCTACATGGTGGTGGTCTCAACCAACGGGCGGCAGGACACGGAGGAGAGCGTGGTGCTGGGAATGGACTTCAGTCCTGTAGATAG CTCGTGTTCTGTTGGGCTGGTTTTGCCTTTATGGAGCGACACGTTGATACATCTGGACGGAGATGG GGGTTTCAGTGTGTCAACGGATAACAGAGTGCATGTATTCAAGCCTGTTTCTGTGCAGGCCATGTG GTCGGCCCTCCAGTCACTCCATAAGGGATGCGAGGTGGCTCGTTGTCACAACTACTTCCCAGGCAGCTTGTTCCTCACCTGGGTCAGCTACTATCAAAGCAGGGTCTCCTCAGACCAGGTACGCATCAACGAGTGGAACGCCATGCAGGACGTGCAGTCACACCGCGCCGATTCGCCCGTGCTCTTCTCTGATAT ACCGACAGAACGAGAGCTGACAGAGCGTCAGATCAAAAACAGTTTGAGGGAGATCATGATGCAGAAAGACCTCGAGAATGTCACCTGCAAAGAG ATCCGAACAGCGCTGGAAATGCACATGACGTGCAACCTCCGAGAGTTCAAGGAGTTCATCGACAATGAGATGATTATCATCCTGGGCCAGATGGACAGTCCTACGGAGATCTTTGATCACGTCTTCTTG GGATCTGAGTGGAATGCATCCAATTTGGAGGAGTTGCAGAAGAGCGG GGTTCAGTACATCCTGAATGTAACGAGGGAGATTGACAACTTCTTCCCCGGTGTGTTTGAGTACCACAACATCCGTGTTTACGACGAGGAGGCCACCGACCTGCTGGCTTATTGGAATGACACCTACAAGTTTATATCGAGAGCCAA GAAAGCAGGATCTAAGTGCCTGGTGCACTGTAAGATGGGAATAAGTCGCTCTGCAGCCACGGTGATCGCGTACGCCATGAAGGAGTACGGCTGGGATTTGAAAAAAGCCTTTGATTACGTCAAGGAGCGTCGAACTGTGACCAAACCGAACCCCTCATTTATGCGACAGCTGGAGGAATATCAAGGCATACTGCTGGCCAG CAAACAGAGGCACAACAAACTGTGGCGATCGCACTCCGACAGCGACCTCTCCGAACACCATGAGCCACTCTCTAAATCTCACGCCCAACCGCACAGCCTGGGTCACTCCGACCCCCATAACCAGGCCGGCAGCACGACCGGCTCCTCCGTGAAAGAGCTGCTGGAGTCGATGGGAGCTCCGAGCAGCACTGGCAAACCAGCACACTCCTCCAGCCAGCCTGATACTGGCATCCAGTCCAATCAGCTCAGCTCTACAACCGCAGAGGGAGTGGCAGCTGAGGCTCCCTCTCACTCTGCTGTAGTCCAGATCAGCCAGTTGCACTCCCCTTGTCCTGAGTCGTCTGTGTCTCGGTTATCTCCCCCGCTCTCCAACGGTGTGTGTCACTCCGAGGAGCAGCCTCCGACGCCTCCTCTCTCCCAGCCGAGAGCTGCCACTGTGGTGCCTGAGCTCCAAAAGACAGACATGGTGACCGTTGCACAGAGCGTTGTAGTTGGCCAGCCTCACCCGCCTCCATCCTTTCACCACGTCCCCCTCACCCCTGCCCCGTCCCCGACTCCCACCTGCTTGGATGAGGTTATCAAACCGCAGCCGTTGTCCTGCTCTCTGCCTAACATGAAACCAATGCTAGTGTCAGCGCCCGGGCTCATGGCTACACAAGCAACGAGCGCACACCCGGCTGGACCCCGGTGTCTGTCTGCACCAGTGCCTGTCAAAAACCCAGACTGTGACCAGCAGATGTGTGGCTTGTCTTTGGACGACTTAGCGGCCCATTCTCCCTCCACTAGTGATTTTATCAGCTACCCCAGTGCCATTCCACACGACGGCGACATGTTGTTGGGCCACAGTGCAGATCACATTAACTTTTTCAGTGCCAGGGAGAAGTTTAAGGGGATGAGTCGAGATGGTAAAAGCTGCCAGCTGAAGAGTTGTGGAAAGGAACAGCAACCGCTGCCTCTGGAGGTCTCCGCCActgaggggaaggaggaggagaaaagaaag GAAATGACTGTCCCTGTGCAGGTCACAGGACTGAAGCCTGCAGGGCACACAGAGGCTTCACCTCTTGGCCAACCGGAGCCTCAGGGTCCTGAAGATCAGGAATCAAGGAGGTCCAGCCAGGAAATAGATGATACAGATGTTTTATCACACATGGAAGCTGAGAATGGCAAAGATGAAGTAAAAGACAAAGACGAGGACGACGCAGCCCCTGCTGGTCTCTACAGCGACTGGACGAGAGGGTCTGTGCGGCGAGTTACACAACAGCTGGAGCAAAGAATGAAGCAGGAGCACGAGACTCCGTCACCCTCGTCGTCTCCACCGTCCCTCTCCGgcagctcctcctgctctctgcagCATCCGCCCAGCGGCCAGCCAAATGCCATGTCCAGCCCCCAGGATGCACCAGTTTGCTTGGAGGTGTCAGTGGTCAGCAGCATGCAGAAAGAGCACGAGGAGGATGACGGGAAGGTAGGATCGGTTCCAGTTGAGATGGAAGCTCTAGGAAATGAtaacaaaagcacaaaaggACACAAACTCCAGCCTGCTGAAACTAGATTGCTCTCTACCTCTTCTTTCCACCGCTCCGCTCACTCTCCCTTCGCCTCCGTCAACTTCCTGTGTCTGGAGGGCGTGACGGAGCTCGAATCATGCACAGACTGGGACTGCTCCACAGATGGACcctacagtgacatcatcatgagGGAGACGTGGGAGACTTTGTGCGAGCTGGGTGCCTTCTTGCAGCAGGTGAGCGGGGGAGGAGTTTGCAAGGCCAGACATGTGGACCAGGTGTTTGACCTCAGCGGCCGAGCCCCTCAGAAGCGAGGCAGCAGTGTCCAGAAGAGGGTCCGAGAGGTGGAGGCCAGAATTCGCCAGGCGGGACTGACCCCTCCGTCCCTGATGAAGCGCTCAGCCTCTCTGGCCAAACTGGGCTGTCTGGAGCTGCTCGCCAACGACCTGAGCGAGTGGGAGCTCagccgctcctcctcctcctccgtagCTCCGTCCTCAGCAGAACCTCCGATCCACACCGCCAGCGACGAGTCCAAGAAGCAGCGGGTCCACAACTCCCCCTCCTCAGATGGCCAGCAGCCAGAAGTCCACGCGATTGGTGTGGAGCGGCTTTCTGACACTGCGGAAACCTCACCACCTCCGTCGTCTCCACCACCTAATGCGCAGGGAGCACAGCTGCCCAACTCCGACCAAGACTCTCTGCATTTCTCTGGGCCAACACTCATAACAACAAGGCAGCAATATGGAAGGACTCATCCCCTGAGGCGGCTCAAGAAAAGAACT ATCTGCCAGGAGCTCCTGTGA
- the ssh2b gene encoding protein phosphatase Slingshot homolog 2b isoform X3 yields MALVTVQRSPTPSTSSSPCVSESGSGEDDRRSQPRSISESFLTVKGAALFLPRGNGSSPSSASRFSQLRSKHAGDIQQHLQTMFTLLRPEDNIKLAVRLESANAQIIRYMVVVSTNGRQDTEESVVLGMDFSPVDSSCSVGLVLPLWSDTLIHLDGDGGFSVSTDNRVHVFKPVSVQAMWSALQSLHKGCEVARCHNYFPGSLFLTWVSYYQSRVSSDQVRINEWNAMQDVQSHRADSPVLFSDIPTERELTERQIKNSLREIMMQKDLENVTCKEIRTALEMHMTCNLREFKEFIDNEMIIILGQMDSPTEIFDHVFLGSEWNASNLEELQKSGVQYILNVTREIDNFFPGVFEYHNIRVYDEEATDLLAYWNDTYKFISRAKKAGSKCLVHCKMGISRSAATVIAYAMKEYGWDLKKAFDYVKERRTVTKPNPSFMRQLEEYQGILLASKQRHNKLWRSHSDSDLSEHHEPLSKSHAQPHSLGHSDPHNQAGSTTGSSVKELLESMGAPSSTGKPAHSSSQPDTGIQSNQLSSTTAEGVAAEAPSHSAVVQISQLHSPCPESSVSRLSPPLSNGVCHSEEQPPTPPLSQPRAATVVPELQKTDMVTVAQSVVVGQPHPPPSFHHVPLTPAPSPTPTCLDEVIKPQPLSCSLPNMKPMLVSAPGLMATQATSAHPAGPRCLSAPVPVKNPDCDQQMCGLSLDDLAAHSPSTSDFISYPSAIPHDGDMLLGHSADHINFFSAREKFKGMSRDGKSCQLKSCGKEQQPLPLEVSATEGKEEEKRKEMTVPVQVTGLKPAGHTEASPLGQPEPQGPEDQESRRSSQEIDDTDVLSHMEAENGKDEVKDKDEDDAAPAGLYSDWTRGSVRRVTQQLEQRMKQEHETPSPSSSPPSLSGSSSCSLQHPPSGQPNAMSSPQDAPVCLEVSVVSSMQKEHEEDDGKVGSVPVEMEALGNDNKSTKGHKLQPAETRLLSTSSFHRSAHSPFASVNFLCLEGVTELESCTDWDCSTDGPYSDIIMRETWETLCELGAFLQQVSGGGVCKARHVDQVFDLSGRAPQKRGSSVQKRVREVEARIRQAGLTPPSLMKRSASLAKLGCLELLANDLSEWELSRSSSSSVAPSSAEPPIHTASDESKKQRVHNSPSSDGQQPEVHAIGVERLSDTAETSPPPSSPPPNAQGAQLPNSDQDSLHFSGPTLITTRQQYGRTHPLRRLKKRTVSTLYHTM; encoded by the exons ATGGCGCTGGTTACCGTGCAGCGTTCACCGACCCCCAGCACCAGCTCCAGCCCCTGCGTTTCG gAGTCCGGTAGTGGGGAGGATGACCGCCGCTCTCAGCCAAGGAG cATCAGTGAAAGTTTCCTGACAGTCAAAGGAGCTGCTCTCTTTTTACCTCGAGGAAATGGCTCCTCCCCCTCGTCTGCCTCTCGCTTCTCGCAGCTCCGCAGCAAACATGCAG GAGACATCCAGCAGCATCTACAAACCATGTTCACGCTCCTCAGACCGGAGGACAACATCAAACTG GCGGTTCGGTTGGAGAGCGCCAACGCTCAGATCATCCGCTACATGGTGGTGGTCTCAACCAACGGGCGGCAGGACACGGAGGAGAGCGTGGTGCTGGGAATGGACTTCAGTCCTGTAGATAG CTCGTGTTCTGTTGGGCTGGTTTTGCCTTTATGGAGCGACACGTTGATACATCTGGACGGAGATGG GGGTTTCAGTGTGTCAACGGATAACAGAGTGCATGTATTCAAGCCTGTTTCTGTGCAGGCCATGTG GTCGGCCCTCCAGTCACTCCATAAGGGATGCGAGGTGGCTCGTTGTCACAACTACTTCCCAGGCAGCTTGTTCCTCACCTGGGTCAGCTACTATCAAAGCAGGGTCTCCTCAGACCAGGTACGCATCAACGAGTGGAACGCCATGCAGGACGTGCAGTCACACCGCGCCGATTCGCCCGTGCTCTTCTCTGATAT ACCGACAGAACGAGAGCTGACAGAGCGTCAGATCAAAAACAGTTTGAGGGAGATCATGATGCAGAAAGACCTCGAGAATGTCACCTGCAAAGAG ATCCGAACAGCGCTGGAAATGCACATGACGTGCAACCTCCGAGAGTTCAAGGAGTTCATCGACAATGAGATGATTATCATCCTGGGCCAGATGGACAGTCCTACGGAGATCTTTGATCACGTCTTCTTG GGATCTGAGTGGAATGCATCCAATTTGGAGGAGTTGCAGAAGAGCGG GGTTCAGTACATCCTGAATGTAACGAGGGAGATTGACAACTTCTTCCCCGGTGTGTTTGAGTACCACAACATCCGTGTTTACGACGAGGAGGCCACCGACCTGCTGGCTTATTGGAATGACACCTACAAGTTTATATCGAGAGCCAA GAAAGCAGGATCTAAGTGCCTGGTGCACTGTAAGATGGGAATAAGTCGCTCTGCAGCCACGGTGATCGCGTACGCCATGAAGGAGTACGGCTGGGATTTGAAAAAAGCCTTTGATTACGTCAAGGAGCGTCGAACTGTGACCAAACCGAACCCCTCATTTATGCGACAGCTGGAGGAATATCAAGGCATACTGCTGGCCAG CAAACAGAGGCACAACAAACTGTGGCGATCGCACTCCGACAGCGACCTCTCCGAACACCATGAGCCACTCTCTAAATCTCACGCCCAACCGCACAGCCTGGGTCACTCCGACCCCCATAACCAGGCCGGCAGCACGACCGGCTCCTCCGTGAAAGAGCTGCTGGAGTCGATGGGAGCTCCGAGCAGCACTGGCAAACCAGCACACTCCTCCAGCCAGCCTGATACTGGCATCCAGTCCAATCAGCTCAGCTCTACAACCGCAGAGGGAGTGGCAGCTGAGGCTCCCTCTCACTCTGCTGTAGTCCAGATCAGCCAGTTGCACTCCCCTTGTCCTGAGTCGTCTGTGTCTCGGTTATCTCCCCCGCTCTCCAACGGTGTGTGTCACTCCGAGGAGCAGCCTCCGACGCCTCCTCTCTCCCAGCCGAGAGCTGCCACTGTGGTGCCTGAGCTCCAAAAGACAGACATGGTGACCGTTGCACAGAGCGTTGTAGTTGGCCAGCCTCACCCGCCTCCATCCTTTCACCACGTCCCCCTCACCCCTGCCCCGTCCCCGACTCCCACCTGCTTGGATGAGGTTATCAAACCGCAGCCGTTGTCCTGCTCTCTGCCTAACATGAAACCAATGCTAGTGTCAGCGCCCGGGCTCATGGCTACACAAGCAACGAGCGCACACCCGGCTGGACCCCGGTGTCTGTCTGCACCAGTGCCTGTCAAAAACCCAGACTGTGACCAGCAGATGTGTGGCTTGTCTTTGGACGACTTAGCGGCCCATTCTCCCTCCACTAGTGATTTTATCAGCTACCCCAGTGCCATTCCACACGACGGCGACATGTTGTTGGGCCACAGTGCAGATCACATTAACTTTTTCAGTGCCAGGGAGAAGTTTAAGGGGATGAGTCGAGATGGTAAAAGCTGCCAGCTGAAGAGTTGTGGAAAGGAACAGCAACCGCTGCCTCTGGAGGTCTCCGCCActgaggggaaggaggaggagaaaagaaag GAAATGACTGTCCCTGTGCAGGTCACAGGACTGAAGCCTGCAGGGCACACAGAGGCTTCACCTCTTGGCCAACCGGAGCCTCAGGGTCCTGAAGATCAGGAATCAAGGAGGTCCAGCCAGGAAATAGATGATACAGATGTTTTATCACACATGGAAGCTGAGAATGGCAAAGATGAAGTAAAAGACAAAGACGAGGACGACGCAGCCCCTGCTGGTCTCTACAGCGACTGGACGAGAGGGTCTGTGCGGCGAGTTACACAACAGCTGGAGCAAAGAATGAAGCAGGAGCACGAGACTCCGTCACCCTCGTCGTCTCCACCGTCCCTCTCCGgcagctcctcctgctctctgcagCATCCGCCCAGCGGCCAGCCAAATGCCATGTCCAGCCCCCAGGATGCACCAGTTTGCTTGGAGGTGTCAGTGGTCAGCAGCATGCAGAAAGAGCACGAGGAGGATGACGGGAAGGTAGGATCGGTTCCAGTTGAGATGGAAGCTCTAGGAAATGAtaacaaaagcacaaaaggACACAAACTCCAGCCTGCTGAAACTAGATTGCTCTCTACCTCTTCTTTCCACCGCTCCGCTCACTCTCCCTTCGCCTCCGTCAACTTCCTGTGTCTGGAGGGCGTGACGGAGCTCGAATCATGCACAGACTGGGACTGCTCCACAGATGGACcctacagtgacatcatcatgagGGAGACGTGGGAGACTTTGTGCGAGCTGGGTGCCTTCTTGCAGCAGGTGAGCGGGGGAGGAGTTTGCAAGGCCAGACATGTGGACCAGGTGTTTGACCTCAGCGGCCGAGCCCCTCAGAAGCGAGGCAGCAGTGTCCAGAAGAGGGTCCGAGAGGTGGAGGCCAGAATTCGCCAGGCGGGACTGACCCCTCCGTCCCTGATGAAGCGCTCAGCCTCTCTGGCCAAACTGGGCTGTCTGGAGCTGCTCGCCAACGACCTGAGCGAGTGGGAGCTCagccgctcctcctcctcctccgtagCTCCGTCCTCAGCAGAACCTCCGATCCACACCGCCAGCGACGAGTCCAAGAAGCAGCGGGTCCACAACTCCCCCTCCTCAGATGGCCAGCAGCCAGAAGTCCACGCGATTGGTGTGGAGCGGCTTTCTGACACTGCGGAAACCTCACCACCTCCGTCGTCTCCACCACCTAATGCGCAGGGAGCACAGCTGCCCAACTCCGACCAAGACTCTCTGCATTTCTCTGGGCCAACACTCATAACAACAAGGCAGCAATATGGAAGGACTCATCCCCTGAGGCGGCTCAAGAAAAGAACTGTTAGTACCCTTTACCACACCATGTAA